In Paralichthys olivaceus isolate ysfri-2021 chromosome 12, ASM2471397v2, whole genome shotgun sequence, the genomic window aaaacacattaaaaacaatgacgtgtgaaaactgattttattttttgaaactgtgatttactcttttattttactgttaaaGTTTGTGGAATTCATTTTCTTCTCCTgtgattttattatattttgtaaaacaactGTTTTCATGTTAATATATTCACACTTTTATTCATCAGGTTTCAttcatcaaattaaatattcagaTACGGCTTCATCTGTcgtctccttttcttttctcttttactcGAAAGACagtttcttcctctgtgtcGTTTTCTGTTCGACTTTAcgatgaaacacacactcacacacacacacacacacacacacacacacacacacacactctctctctctctcctgtgtgttttgctgcagaCCTTCTGCTGTCTGGGTCACGGAGCACATCATGAGCCGCATTTACGATTGCTTTAATTGcacctgtgtctctgtgtatgtgtgtgtgtgtgtgtgtgtgtgtgtgtgtgtgtgtgtgtgtgtgtgtgtgtgtgtgtgtgtgtgtgtgtgcgagtgagtgtgtgtgaacaggtgGGCTAGACTGGGGCACGCCATGGGGGTCAGGACCAGCTGTACACATCACTGATAtgatgtgtgtgcagtgtgtgtgtgtgtgtgtgtcctttgtCATGGGTGTACATGcgttgtgtgtgtacactgagCTTGATTTTGCACTTTGATGTGTGTCTCTctgcgtgtgagtgtgtatgcagGTTTgtcctctggtgtgtgtgtgaacaacaTGTCTGTCTAACCTGCAGCTGTTGGGCTGTCAGAGCTTCTACCTGGACTTTTATGCCCTGCCCTCAGggatgtgtctctgtgtgtgtgtgtctgtgtgtgtgtctgtgtgtgtgtgtgtgtgtgtctgtgtgtgtgtgtctgtgtgtgtgtgtctgggtatgtgtgtgtgtctgtgtgtgtgtgtgtgtgtgtgtgtgtattagtttGTGCGTATTTGGAGTATGGGGGCGATAGGTTGTGCTTAGCCCTGGAGGCGCCCACAGGGCGGTCACATCACACacgcaaacagacacacacagacacacagacacacatacacacacacacacacacacacacagacacacactgattgtGTCAGTGATGATCTTTGTTCTGCAGTTTCctggttttatctttttatattgaaatataattCGTCTGCTCGTCTGATCAAACATcgtgtctgtttttaaatgacacaaTAATTCACGTGGACGAGATGATTCCAGGATCATTtataaaagaacagaaacaagtAACGATGGTTTCACTTACTCTAACTGGCCCCGCCCTCGAGGCGGGGCATCTCACTGAGGCCTGGCTCCGCCCCTGTGCCGCTCTGGCGGTGTGACTGACAGTCGACTGAGCGCTCACCTGCgggcgagagacagagaaacgCAGTGAGAGAGCAGGTTCGGACAGAAATGGAGAGATGCAGCGAAAATCAGAAGAAAGAGACGAATGAAAAGAACGAgggtgaaagaaaagaggaggttGATCCCTCCTTCAACagagaacaagaaaacaagATCCCACTTTATTCCCTTTGTTCTAACGGCGAgtaagagagaggaagagggggggagagagagggagagagagggaggaataaatcaaaacattatCGGCCTGAAAcattgtttgtcttgttttctaatcgtcttgttctttctctctctttctctctctctctctctttctttgtttctgtctttgagcCCAAACTGATGAAAAGTtgtaaattaaaacaacaagCATCAGGCTGAAAAAACAACTCACACTCTTTTAATTGGTTCACGACTAATCACTTTGTAAAGACTTATGTAGCTgttaccccccacccccaccccataCATCCACcaacgtgacacacacacacacacacacacgtgtagtctacatgtacacacacagacacacactgcagctcggATGCAAACATGAACCCGTCTGACTTTTCTTCTTCACGTCTTTTAGAAATTAAATACATTCTCAAAAACatccaaaacattttccaaacatgtggaatttatacaaaatataaaacctcataaactaaaaacttaaaaaaaaagaaagatgaatcTTTAAGATATtagaatattatatattttttgggggaaaaaaaacaataaaatcttaaaattaCAATAACAAAATTCTAATTAAATTCAGGTCAAGTCAATATATTAATtttaaaaccacacaaacaaagaaaaccttTATTCCAACTTTTATTCTCGACCTTGTGGAAACCACTGCTCTCACTGTCTCAGTGGATAATTCATAATAAACTATGACACTAATTGATTTTAACACATTAGTTAACATGATTAACTGTTGCTTcttatatttggcagcacttgagAATGTCATGTCAATAAAACGTATTAAAAATGGAATAGTTTGGAAACCAGAATGAGTGTGCGATAGTTTAATTTGTGAGAAAGTTACGTTAACGTGCGctgagtgaaaaacaacagcaggcgGCTCAGATCGGAAACGACCTCTTGAGCTGAGCcgtgtttcctcctccacagagtTCGATAGATAAACAGAGGCGGCgcaaaaaacagaagaagaagccaAATCTAATTTACATGAGGAAAtagaaaaagttaaaaaagagcACAAACACGCGAATTCAGCGATGAAGTGAATTGAACGATCACTGCAGGAAGGGAAAGCTCTTAGCTGATGAATCCTAATAAAATCTGACTGATAGTAATTATGCTGATGTTGTTCTGTGGACCTTAACCTTTTAACTGAAAAACTGAGAAGTCTGCAAATCCTCCCATCCATTAACacctgagggaggaggagagatggggggagggaggggaggggggacgaagagaagaggcaaaacacagagagatgtgaagagagaggaaaaggaagcGTAGAGGGAAatgaagagaggaaggagatgtacagatgaggaggagaaacaggttgttgagaaatgaaaagatgtGGAAGTgcgagaaaaaagaggagaagagaagaagatgagAGTCTGGTTGAGAAATGGAGACGAGAAGAAGGAGGgatgaggcagaggagaggagaaaaggagcGTGTAGTGAGAGAGGAAAGATACGGAGGAAGGGAGGCTTAGAGAAACATGAGGAAGGGATGAGatgtgaggagaaaaagaggaggagtcGAGGAAGTTAttgagaagagaggagaaagaggagatgatTGAAGACGAGAGAGTAGaaagggagaagaagaggagatgatgggtgtgaaatggagagaggaaggagagagggatgaggtggaggagaagatgaagggaggggaggggggaggctaCACATATCAGCTCCTCTCACGTCCGTGCGGCCTCGGGAATGGAAATGAGAGAAAGCCACACGGCCTCATTACATTCATGCCCACTGAGGGGCTCGGCCCGGTCTAATACCTGGAGTGTGGAGATGAAGTGCAGTATAATGTCCTGAGATAAAGGATCAGGATAACACGTGGAACACTAACCTGCTTCGCCGCCACTGTCCTCGCTTCCTGCTGTGAGCCGCTCCGCCCTCTCGTCGTCTTCTCCTCCCGCTTCACCCGCCGAGCGTCTCCTcgcctccccccctcctcccccctatCTGCCTCTCTCATCGGCGAGCAGTTAATTTTGGGATTAATACGCGTGGCGGCTGGCTCTTTTGAGGGATTTGTAGCGGAGCCGCAGACACTTATCTTGGTCATTACGGTGCCCATATTGGATTCAAGCGTTTTAGTATCTGCCAAACATTCGGCTGCGGAGGAGTCTATCGGGCCGACACGTGCCCAGGGATTAAGATAAGGAGGCCCCTCATTAcgactcctctcctcctgcggCGCACTGACACTCGCAGTGGCCGCGACTTCTCTTCCAGCGACATCACAGAGGAGGTGCGAGTCCTCACCTCGCCTCTCTTTCGCGGCACCAGAGGACAcggcagggagagagggagggctgtCGTCTTTCGGTTGGCGGCCGGGCCCCTGGAGGGAGGCGGGGATGGCGGTTGAGGgcgaggaggtggagaaggagctgTAACGAGGCTCCAGGAGAAGGAAGGAGCGCTGCGTCTCCTCTGTCTGGTTCCTGTCCAGCACAGACTCCTCTGAGGGACACAAGTGGCTCAGAACATCCCCTGGTTTGGAGTGAGGCTCCTCTGGAGTCAAATATGGACAACTCTCAACTCCTGGACTGCTCCTCATCGAGTTCTCCTTCAGTCGCAGCGTCCGTGGTTTCCTGGTGAGCACCATACTGTAGCAGAGCGGCGGGCCCAGGTAGACCTCCTCTGTGCAGGCTGCGAACAGCGTCTCCTCATCCCTGATGTCGGGGCTGGGGGGCAGGGATTGCGACGGGCTGGTCGGGTCGGTGCCGTCAGCATCTCTGTCTGCCGACCTCAAGTCCAGAGCGCGGAGGTCGTTCTTGGAGTCGAGGCTCGGGGAGGAGCGATGCCGCCTGGTGCTGGTGTACAGCTCCGGGCTCGGGCTGCGGAGGCCCTGTGTGGGTGTGGTGTACGACGGGATGCTGTACGGCGCTGGGGTGGAGCTCTTGTCCTCGGAGCACTGGCTGACCTCGCCGCAGTCGCTGTCGTGGGAGGAGAGCGACAGGTAGGAGTAGAAGTCTCCCTTACGGAGGTGGAGAGGCCGGTGGGAGTGTTCGAGCACCTGAGGGGGGGAGGgaagtttacatttttaaaatgtagatgATGAGTTCACTGTTAACGAAACATATAAATCAATCATTAGAATTATTTTGTGTGcgtcttctctctttttctgtacagatgtaaatgtattatttatatagattCGTGTAATATACTTATTTATCTACTTCACATTATTACCAACCACACATCCTTTAGTTGCATATTCATATTtcacaggaggagcagagttTTCTGCCtgacttctttttcttttcagaaataAAGTGAAGACTGGAAACTGATAAGCTTTGAGATTCCCTCTCTTGCAATAGATACTGAAGAAATTAGTCATTACATCCTAACAGTTATGATCCGTGATGCGATTTATTGAATTACTTCAACTCAGTGAACAAATTGACTGAGATAACTTTTGCTACTTTTGCATGAATTTTTccccaaaatgaaaacaacacaatagaCGAGGTCAAACGAGGCTTTAAATCCGAATCTGTGAAAATCTCTCAATCATTCACTTTATTATCTGTTGCTTTAATCTCTGTTTGATGAGGTTTTTACATTCATCAGAAATCAGTTTGCGTGCGATTTCTTTGTATCTGACTGTTTTTCAGTTCTGTACCTTGTCTCTGATCTGTGTCAGCGACGCAGGGCCGTGGTCCGGACTCGACCCGCCGACCTCCACCTGGTTCAGTTCCTCAGGCTGATTCTCTTTGCTCCTCAGCGCCAGTGAGGTCATGTCAATAATCTCCATCACGAAGTCGTGCACGTTCTCCGTCTTGCCCTCGTCCACGCCGCACGGAcggggggaggaggaagggaggtgGTCGTGGCAGGACGCGTGACAACCGCGGCGTTTTTTGGGAGGCAAGGACGATTCTTTGTCTCTGACCTCCCTCCTCGTCTCCTCCGTCACAAACGATGAGAATTTGAACTTTTCCTGAATGGTGATGGCCTTTCTTCCGCCAGCCGCCGGCCTGCTGTTGTGCAAGGCATCGTGGGATCTGCAGTCCTCAACGGGCGAGAGGGACAGAGGCgaggggagggaggagctgTGGCAGGGCAGCTCTCCCTGCAGCTGTCCCACCAAGGAGGAGGCCCGTCTGAATGGGAGGAGTTCACAGGTCGGAGATGAAGAAAGCTGTTTCGTTGAGTTTGATTCCGTTTTCACGATCAAGTCGCCGACGTCCCGAACCGCCTCTCCTGTCTGAGCAAACACGTACGATTCCCTCACTGACTCTCCTTTCTTTGTGAACACACTCGACTCCTCTCTGAGGagctcatcatcttcatctttccCCTTCAAACAGCTCTGATCCACATTTCCGTTCTCCACGTCGTCTACAAACTGGCTGATGTAGCTTCTTGTTGCattcctcctgttctcctcctcttcctcctgctcctttttctctctttttgttttgtcgtTGCCACTGTTTGTGCTCGTCTCTATTAATTTAGCAGCTGAGCGGTTTAGGAAACCTTGCTGCTCCTTGTtgtgagaggaggtggtgaaggaggaggacgGGTGGGTTCCACACTGCAGCTCATCCCTGAGACCTGCCTCAGTTTTAGAGGAGTTGCGAGGAGATCGGATCCAACTCTGCAGCTCGCTCCTCATGTACTCCAGTCCCAACACGTAAGagccctccatctcctcttcatcatcatcgtcgttaCCAGATGAGGCACAGCTcaacctctcctcctcttcgtcctctcCTTCCCGTACGCCAAGCTCCTCCTCAGTGAGCGTTAGCGTGGAGGAAGACAGGAGGTCACTGTCATCCTCGTCTTCGTCCGTGCACGCCGATGTACAAGACACATTTACCACCATGCTCAAGCTCGCCGCATCGGCTTCATCCATCGCTTGTCCTCCTCGGCTGTTACCGTGACAACGTTTCCTGTAAGAGCCTGAGTTAGCATTTGCCGCCATGTTGGGATCCAGGAAGTGGTGGCGCTGATTTCTGAGCAAGGCAAAATCTTCAGACCCTACAGATGAGTCCTCAGTGCTGCTCAGCTCCGTTAGCGATGCTGTGGCCGAACTTTCGTTGATCAGGGATGGCGGTCCTTTCCGTGAAGAACTTGACGTTCCATAGAGGGGTGTGGGTCGACCACCAAAAGAAGGAGAGGCAGGGAGTCGGCTCCGCGGCGGGGAGCTGCTCCGAAGCGTCATGTCAGAAACACTACGGGTCATTTTTGCCGTCAGAGGACTCTGGATGTTCTCCAGGCGTTTCAGGAGATCAAGGGTTCTACGACTCAGCTCCCCAGAGGATGGTTCTCCCTGCACATCactcttcatttcctctgctggttctcctccctccccctctctgctcgGCCCCAGATCCAGCTCCACGAGGCTGGCCAGGCTGCCTCCGTTCTCCCCTTCAGTGCTGCGACACGGCGCCAGGCAGCTCTCCAGAGAGGCGCTACGATGCAACGGGTCTTTGGAGGGAAACAACTCCACGCCCAGCGCCAGCAGGGACTCCAGGGAGGAGCCCTGAGATAAGACCGGACTCGACGCTCGGCGGCTCCGAGCAGGAGTCGACTCCAAACTGTTCAACTGGTCGACTTTGATCCCTGTGATGTGACCGCGAGACACAAAAGGCTTTGAGGAGTCCACACCGAGTCCTCCTGCCTCAAAGTCGGAGTCTGAGTCTGTCGGCGTCAGGATCCCACGCCTGTTGATCAGGACCTCAAccgcctctcctcctcccctcctgttcttcctcctcttctcctcctctctgtttcttctaCTTTCAcctctgttttcctccctcctccatccttTGTCTTTCTTGTTGTCCTCTGTCTTGTTTCTTTGGTTGTACTTGGTGACGTCTTTGCACAGAGTCACATCAGTTTCGTCCTTCCTCTGCTCATCTTCCTCcacttccttctcctcctcctcctcttcctggaTTTCAGAGTTTGTtgctgtctctgtttctcccgTATCACTAACAATCCCGCTCTCGCACTCTGACCGACGACTGTTTGCCGACTGCCCACTTCCCCTTCCAccttccctctcactctctccatccaGGTATCCACTGATCTTATCTCCCCCTCGGCTGTTTGACATCAAACCTCCCAGGAGGTCCGGGAGGGATTCGATCGAGGAGAAAGAGGAGTCTTTGCTCAGGCTCTTCAGCAGGagttgctgcttttgttttcctttgagAGATGAAGAATTGAGAGGAAACTGTGGTTGTCTGTAAAGCTCGACGTTATGGAGGTTGTAGACCTGGTAGATGTTATTGTTGTTTGGGGGGACAGTTTGGGACGTCCCACTCTGACTGGTTTGGACTCCACTTTGAATCCTGTCAGGTTGTTTCTCATTGGACAACTCAATGTCCAAAGGCAGATCTGGTTCTGTGGTGAGGTTGTGCATTAGGTCGGGTTCTGGTTCTTCTTGTGGTTCTGCTTCTGTGATTGTCATATCGGTTTCATCCCATTCCCAGGAGTCCTCGGGCACAGGGGCCACTGGACCAACCGGTACTGGGCTGATCTGGCGGAGGTCGACTAGACCCGGTTCAAGAAAGTTCCCGGGAACCTgaagacaggaaagaaaagagagaacgaaagaaaacatttaaaatagttCAGCAAGAATAAAACTTTCCTCAAAGAGAGTGTATCCAGAACAAACTTAAAAAGGAAGAAACTGAACCACAATGAAAACGAATATTTCTGAATTCAGCGGATTTGTCATGTTTGTATTATCCATCAAATTGATGCCCCActcctgtactgcagccagtcaccagggggcgatctagACCCTTAGGCGCCACTTCTGGGTCACGTCTTCATTTAGAGTCTATGATTGTAACTTTATTTTAACAGTATATTAATCTCATCTTGATGATGGAAGAATAAcacaatcataataatcataatcttaattttaatagttttttttcacaaagcCTAATTTAAGAGCTGCTCATATTATCGTCTGCAGCGTAAAACCCCGAGGATCCCATTCACAAGTGCTGTTGTTTATCTACATTATCATTTAAAGTGAATGAAACGTTTTATGTTTCTAAAAACTGATGGacaacatgtgttttgtttttttttgtcctgctttGACATCAAACTCTTTTAAAAGACGCTGCCGTCCTTTCTGTCCCGGCTCGGTTTGAAAGACGCACCCCGACACCCGACTCTGACAGAACACGTCctgtgatcatttaaaaaaagaaaagaaggagtaAAATCATCCCACCCCAAAGCAATTGCTCATAAATCTCAACACAAATTATTCCGCTCTGGAACAAAGCGATGAATTATTCAGAAACGACTTCTGAGAGAAAGAGCACGGAGCTGAAAACCCCAAAGTAAATACGTAATCAAAATCCTTCAGAAAGCTCGGCTGTCTAAAAATATGCTTAGACACAGGAATTCTTCCTTCCACAGACATAATTATACAAATTGCTCCGCGTCTCATTAACAAGAGAGGGGGGTAATTCGTATTAGCCATTCATAGCCTATTAATCTAATAAACTAgttggctctgtgtgtgtgagtgtgagtgtgagtgtgcggATGTGGGTCTGTGTAATGAATTTCTATTAGATTTGTGTTTATTCCCCCTGTGCTGATAAGGGAGAAGGGGGTAATGACTGAACTGGGTTTTGCTTCTGCAGATGCGTTCAGAAACACATCCAGCGCCGAGGACAGAGAATATCAATCAGCCTAATCCAATCAAACCGGGGATCTGATGACCCGCGGAAACCTTGGATGTAATCTAGATCTGTAATGTGTCGCATTTCTATGATTTCGTGACAGTTTGAGCTGTGAGTATTTCtatgagggagggggggggggaggggtgacTCCTGGTGTCCGGCGGCCAGAgtttcttcaaacacacatttttaatttgaaatccGACAAATAACTCTCAAGTGTTGCTGGGAACCTGCCAGAGAGGAAGAGCTGGCACCGGGGGAACAGCGGTGAGTGTTCCGCTGTAAACTGATGCTGAGGTTCTGTCAGGATCCAGGGATTTGTTCTTCACCTGCACAGATGTCCATTTGTCAGGAGATTACATCAGAGAGCTTTTTATCTgacattaaaaaatgaaatatttaaaggaGACGTATGGAGACGTGGTTCATTTCCTCTTGTGCGTTAAtcaggttttagtttttaatgtttcaccTCCGTGCTGATATCTGATCAAGGGGCGGGTCCAGATTTAACGATcctcaacattttcacacagttttaaTTTTGGCTTTGATGTTTTGCAAACAACGTACGTGAAGCGCGTTTAAAACCAGAAGTGTTCATCATCTGGGAACCAGGAACCAGACCCACACTCGTTCTGTCAATCTGCTTAAACAGAAAACTGCATTTTCTCAAGAACATTATCAGACTCTGGGGTTtacgcctcctcctcctcctcctcctccctccagtcACCTccacagacagtgtgtgtgtgtgtgtgtgtgtgtgctgaatgtTTTTGGGGAGAAACagggaaacttttttttccccattagCTCTGGTTTGACTGGTCCCATTTGTTAGCATAGCATCTGAAGGCCCAAGGAGAGCGGAGCTATCTAGCAGCATCTGGGTGATTATTCATGTGCCTGCGCTCCtggtggagcaggagcaggagctgctgctgccgctgctcctGCTCCAGTCTCTGCTGCCTCGGTGCTGTGGTTGTCAAAGTGCTGAGGGAGCCTGGCATCACCGCTCTGATTCAAAACGAATGGAAGCGCACAGATAAATCACTGCTCCATGCAGAGTGCGGCAGCTGCTTTGAATGTAATCGCACACGTTGAATGAAAACCTCCGTGTGTTTCTCACAACTTCTAAAATAAATGTCAGGATCCAGAGGAGAGTGTTCTTAGAGAGAACTCACGCGTGAGACCTGTTCCTGACACTCGCAGCTAAACACACTCCCTCGATACGGACCACGATCAGATTATTGTGAGTCTGCGCGACACACGAACACAAGCATGTTGacgtcacacacatacacacgcagagatctgtgcacacacaacaacacacacagtgaagctgctttaatacctgaagaaacaaacaactacacacaaac contains:
- the akap6 gene encoding A-kinase anchor protein 6 isoform X1, giving the protein MSILALSPVAPEPPSPMVTSVTPVTPTMDPDGSTSPTAHFSQDLDHQPQGGASSLGPGPGPLLCGDPSKRSKKPPPLHTGADWKVVLHLPEIETWLRTTSDRVTQLTHSAGQDGDNRHVDVHLVQLKDICEDISDHVEQIHALLETEFSLKLLSYSVNIIVDIRTVQLLWHQLRVSVLVLKERLLQGLQDSNGNYTRQTDILQAFSQDQHQTRLDALTEVDDCGQLTIRCSQDYFSLDCGITAFELSDYSPGDEPETQRTEPDDPDASREQELDRAQSPLPEPGSVESEGPCPSNPELCRSLPELTTPADLKNHNHSPSLLPISQSDTPSHGEGAKRPLQGVSHSTEVSPTRPSLPKRAALYSDRRTRGENTGGGSGKVSPLSGLQFQAELSRSTPSLMDPPDRSKFWLELDSVYPENVSLSYESLQVMNGRNLQRNHVSSRHGGRLEGRTQRALTGQRSSSVAGPNLNAPLPPLEPVSQDEISNQMERTQKETHAHSEGDSDSSLPSPMREQLLSSDLEASGEESDPRPAPGKTAVWIVKRQGQKQGALVSARASPDREHWYGSEEFLALPAQLRKTEMLTMKLETLAQSIPLRPGDSDPEALQDVDDWELTELNTDWDTGDNVSSVVESGDDNPSPLPPLLPYRRHLVCRLSPTSSSDIAPSVGESIESGPLSDLQSEDDEGRGSAEGRRSAEHPLQLPASLVDGRGGVSLVQELLEDIQSHDKDPDVWRKMECFVQQLDGFISWLQEALDSTENWTQPRQELDSLRVYLDTHLSFKLNVDGHSVLKENVLEEGRALLAVITSHQSGLKDILHMVSSQWDQLQRQIRRQHGWMLRALRCIQARLLYTGQSHELFAASTEPSASWQSPSPADGLKTELISSQREAQRAALEQMAVKLSSLCYPSSTSRRHCTQMARSNSLQEFEAEYQELWDWLMDMDAMVMDSHQLMMSEEQRHQLFKSSHAELMMMESRKTSLLGRAESLKRSGVELPGNFHCKVHNLTHTWRQLEKILSDHPGPSPSQQNQSANVDALLAGGRGAAVDNPRSALSPLTNSLLEQLEAHIKDLKAWLRDTELLIFNSCLRQDKDASEQLQSFKSLCAEVRARRRGVSSVLKLCQKLLQQSQSGPMAEVGPEAEQHREALQLLSINLERRWEAIVMQALQWQNRLKREQQVPGNFLEPGLVDLRQISPVPVGPVAPVPEDSWEWDETDMTITEAEPQEEPEPDLMHNLTTEPDLPLDIELSNEKQPDRIQSGVQTSQSGTSQTVPPNNNNIYQVYNLHNVELYRQPQFPLNSSSLKGKQKQQLLLKSLSKDSSFSSIESLPDLLGGLMSNSRGGDKISGYLDGESEREGGRGSGQSANSRRSECESGIVSDTGETETATNSEIQEEEEEEKEVEEDEQRKDETDVTLCKDVTKYNQRNKTEDNKKDKGWRREENRGESRRNREEEKRRKNRRGGGEAVEVLINRRGILTPTDSDSDFEAGGLGVDSSKPFVSRGHITGIKVDQLNSLESTPARSRRASSPVLSQGSSLESLLALGVELFPSKDPLHRSASLESCLAPCRSTEGENGGSLASLVELDLGPSREGEGGEPAEEMKSDVQGEPSSGELSRRTLDLLKRLENIQSPLTAKMTRSVSDMTLRSSSPPRSRLPASPSFGGRPTPLYGTSSSSRKGPPSLINESSATASLTELSSTEDSSVGSEDFALLRNQRHHFLDPNMAANANSGSYRKRCHGNSRGGQAMDEADAASLSMVVNVSCTSACTDEDEDDSDLLSSSTLTLTEEELGVREGEDEEEERLSCASSGNDDDDEEEMEGSYVLGLEYMRSELQSWIRSPRNSSKTEAGLRDELQCGTHPSSSFTTSSHNKEQQGFLNRSAAKLIETSTNSGNDKTKREKKEQEEEEENRRNATRSYISQFVDDVENGNVDQSCLKGKDEDDELLREESSVFTKKGESVRESYVFAQTGEAVRDVGDLIVKTESNSTKQLSSSPTCELLPFRRASSLVGQLQGELPCHSSSLPSPLSLSPVEDCRSHDALHNSRPAAGGRKAITIQEKFKFSSFVTEETRREVRDKESSLPPKKRRGCHASCHDHLPSSSPRPCGVDEGKTENVHDFVMEIIDMTSLALRSKENQPEELNQVEVGGSSPDHGPASLTQIRDKVLEHSHRPLHLRKGDFYSYLSLSSHDSDCGEVSQCSEDKSSTPAPYSIPSYTTPTQGLRSPSPELYTSTRRHRSSPSLDSKNDLRALDLRSADRDADGTDPTSPSQSLPPSPDIRDEETLFAACTEEVYLGPPLCYSMVLTRKPRTLRLKENSMRSSPGVESCPYLTPEEPHSKPGDVLSHLCPSEESVLDRNQTEETQRSFLLLEPRYSSFSTSSPSTAIPASLQGPGRQPKDDSPPSLPAVSSGAAKERRGEDSHLLCDVAGREVAATASVSAPQEERSRNEGPPYLNPWARVGPIDSSAAECLADTKTLESNMGTVMTKISVCGSATNPSKEPAATRINPKINCSPMREADRGEEGGRRGDARRVKREEKTTRGRSGSQQEARTVAAKQVSAQSTVSHTARAAQGRSQASVRCPASRAGPVRRLPVLGAGTSRIQL
- the akap6 gene encoding A-kinase anchor protein 6 isoform X3, yielding MDPPDRSKFWLELDSVYPENVSLSYESLQVMNGRNLQRNHVSSRHGGRLEGRTQRALTGQRSSSVAGPNLNAPLPPLEPVSQDEISNQMERTQKETHAHSEGDSDSSLPSPMREQLLSSDLEASGEESDPRPAPGKTAVWIVKRQGQKGALVSARASPDREHWYGSEEFLALPAQLRKTEMLTMKLETLAQSIPLRPGDSDPEALQDVDDWELTELNTDWDTGDNVSSVVESGDDNPSPLPPLLPYRRHLVCRLSPTSSSDIAPSVGESIESGPLSDLQSEDDEGRGSAEGRRSAEHPLQLPASLVDGRGGVSLVQELLEDIQSHDKDPDVWRKMECFVQQLDGFISWLQEALDSTENWTQPRQELDSLRVYLDTHLSFKLNVDGHSVLKENVLEEGRALLAVITSHQSGLKDILHMVSSQWDQLQRQIRRQHGWMLRALRCIQARLLYTGQSHELFAASTEPSASWQSPSPADGLKTELISSQREAQRAALEQMAVKLSSLCYPSSTSRRHCTQMARSNSLQEFEAEYQELWDWLMDMDAMVMDSHQLMMSEEQRHQLFKSSHAELMMMESRKTSLLGRAESLKRSGVELPGNFHCKVHNLTHTWRQLEKILSDHPGPSPSQQNQSANVDALLAGGRGAAVDNPRSALSPLTNSLLEQLEAHIKDLKAWLRDTELLIFNSCLRQDKDASEQLQSFKSLCAEVRARRRGVSSVLKLCQKLLQQSQSGPMAEVGPEAEQHREALQLLSINLERRWEAIVMQALQWQNRLKREQQVPGNFLEPGLVDLRQISPVPVGPVAPVPEDSWEWDETDMTITEAEPQEEPEPDLMHNLTTEPDLPLDIELSNEKQPDRIQSGVQTSQSGTSQTVPPNNNNIYQVYNLHNVELYRQPQFPLNSSSLKGKQKQQLLLKSLSKDSSFSSIESLPDLLGGLMSNSRGGDKISGYLDGESEREGGRGSGQSANSRRSECESGIVSDTGETETATNSEIQEEEEEEKEVEEDEQRKDETDVTLCKDVTKYNQRNKTEDNKKDKGWRREENRGESRRNREEEKRRKNRRGGGEAVEVLINRRGILTPTDSDSDFEAGGLGVDSSKPFVSRGHITGIKVDQLNSLESTPARSRRASSPVLSQGSSLESLLALGVELFPSKDPLHRSASLESCLAPCRSTEGENGGSLASLVELDLGPSREGEGGEPAEEMKSDVQGEPSSGELSRRTLDLLKRLENIQSPLTAKMTRSVSDMTLRSSSPPRSRLPASPSFGGRPTPLYGTSSSSRKGPPSLINESSATASLTELSSTEDSSVGSEDFALLRNQRHHFLDPNMAANANSGSYRKRCHGNSRGGQAMDEADAASLSMVVNVSCTSACTDEDEDDSDLLSSSTLTLTEEELGVREGEDEEEERLSCASSGNDDDDEEEMEGSYVLGLEYMRSELQSWIRSPRNSSKTEAGLRDELQCGTHPSSSFTTSSHNKEQQGFLNRSAAKLIETSTNSGNDKTKREKKEQEEEEENRRNATRSYISQFVDDVENGNVDQSCLKGKDEDDELLREESSVFTKKGESVRESYVFAQTGEAVRDVGDLIVKTESNSTKQLSSSPTCELLPFRRASSLVGQLQGELPCHSSSLPSPLSLSPVEDCRSHDALHNSRPAAGGRKAITIQEKFKFSSFVTEETRREVRDKESSLPPKKRRGCHASCHDHLPSSSPRPCGVDEGKTENVHDFVMEIIDMTSLALRSKENQPEELNQVEVGGSSPDHGPASLTQIRDKVLEHSHRPLHLRKGDFYSYLSLSSHDSDCGEVSQCSEDKSSTPAPYSIPSYTTPTQGLRSPSPELYTSTRRHRSSPSLDSKNDLRALDLRSADRDADGTDPTSPSQSLPPSPDIRDEETLFAACTEEVYLGPPLCYSMVLTRKPRTLRLKENSMRSSPGVESCPYLTPEEPHSKPGDVLSHLCPSEESVLDRNQTEETQRSFLLLEPRYSSFSTSSPSTAIPASLQGPGRQPKDDSPPSLPAVSSGAAKERRGEDSHLLCDVAGREVAATASVSAPQEERSRNEGPPYLNPWARVGPIDSSAAECLADTKTLESNMGTVMTKISVCGSATNPSKEPAATRINPKINCSPMREADRGEEGGRRGDARRVKREEKTTRGRSGSQQEARTVAAKQVSAQSTVSHTARAAQGRSQASVRCPASRAGPVRRLPVLGAGTSRIQL